GACATGGTCGGGAAAAGAGCCGTTTTCACCGCAGTGTATTGAAAGATACGGTTATCCATCGTCCTGGTCGAGGGTGTAAGCTTGGGGAGGTCCACCGACCAGAAACCGGTGGTTGAAGGGGGGTCGTACTCGGTGTCCCCCCAGAGGGTAAGACGGTTGTAGAGCTCGAAAGTAAGTGTTACCTGCTGGCCCACATAAGGCTGTCTGTTATCCACCGTCGTCCGGATGAAAATATTGGAGTCGCCGCCCCCCGCATCTACCGCGCCGGATTTGGAAGAGGGCTGGGGCGCGGCGGAACCGGTAACAACTTCCACTTTTATGGGGTTCGATGTGAAGGTTTGGCCGCCAACCACTACCGTTGCGGCGCCCACCTCGAACAATCCCGTTTTCGAGGGTACGAGTGTATAGGTATAAGATTTCTGGGTGGATGTTTTCCCGTTGATCCACTGGTATTCGACCGATGTCGACGGCCCCCCGACGCTGAAATCGGGCATGGGTTTGAGGGCGGGAGCGCCTGACTTGCCCACATCGGGTCCTGTTATGCTGAGAGTCAGAGTGAGCCGCTCGGAAAGCGAGATACGGTTTGCGCTCACAGTCGGAGTGATGGTTACAGTTGCTCCGGACGCCACCCCCGCGGCAAGCTCCGTAAGCACAATGATTGCACAAAGCATCCTGTTGAACAGCTTACCAGTCATCGCCCTGCCCTGTCGGTGTCATCAACCGTTTGTTACGGATTGAAAGCGTTTTCTTTTCTTCGTCGTTCATCGCGTTGAGGAGACGTTCCGCTTCCTCCCGTGTCATAGGCTGATAATCACTTTTTTTTTGATCGGATTTCTGTTCTTCCTGGTTCTGAGCCTGGTCTTTCTGACGGTTCTCGTTTTTGTTTTTCTGCTCGTCGCTCTGGCGGTTATTTTTGTCTTTGGAATCTTTATTCTGCTGATTCTGGTTTTGATTCTTATCCTGGTTTTCGTTCTGTTTGCCGCCCTGCTGTTCTTTTTTCTTCTGCTCTTCCCGGCTGAGCTTACGGGCGGTGAGATCGAGATTATATCTGATGTCGCGGGAAACAGGATCCAGTTTCACCGCTT
This Candidatus Latescibacter sp. DNA region includes the following protein-coding sequences:
- a CDS encoding tetratricopeptide repeat protein; the protein is MRSVVCLALFFLFIQPGFSFADKASSYNKKGIKAYDNKQYDESVKQFTEALIQRPDSPELQFNRGTALSLSGKKDEALSELHTAAGGFPAKDLSAAALFNAGNTMFTAGDYQGALEEFKKAVKLDPVSRDIRYNLDLTARKLSREEQKKKEQQGGKQNENQDKNQNQNQQNKDSKDKNNRQSDEQKNKNENRQKDQAQNQEEQKSDQKKSDYQPMTREEAERLLNAMNDEEKKTLSIRNKRLMTPTGQGDDW